Proteins encoded by one window of Chondromyces crocatus:
- a CDS encoding sigma-70 family RNA polymerase sigma factor: MQSEQGSQEPGGTDGVVDDEEARFIARLVARDESAFNELVVAYERRVYGLVYRMLGRRDEAEDLSQEVFVQVFKAIDQFRGDSKLSTWIYRIAVNLCKNRTKYLSRRHASSTDDVDAMVDRAPLSAAKGVSVGDVSRPDELVEGMQLEMVVKKAIAQLEDEFREVLILRDVEDLSYEEIMAVTGLPEGTVKSRIHRARVQLRALVEKAMGERLKGGR; encoded by the coding sequence GTGCAGTCTGAGCAAGGGTCGCAAGAGCCCGGAGGCACGGACGGCGTGGTCGACGACGAGGAGGCTCGGTTCATCGCGAGGTTGGTGGCGCGCGACGAGAGCGCGTTCAACGAACTCGTGGTCGCCTACGAACGTCGTGTCTACGGGCTGGTGTATCGGATGCTGGGCCGTCGCGACGAGGCGGAGGACCTGTCTCAGGAAGTCTTCGTGCAGGTGTTCAAGGCGATCGACCAGTTCCGCGGCGACTCCAAGCTGTCGACGTGGATCTATCGAATCGCCGTCAATCTCTGCAAGAACCGGACGAAGTACCTCTCCCGCCGTCACGCGAGTTCGACGGACGATGTCGACGCGATGGTCGATCGCGCTCCGCTGTCGGCCGCAAAGGGCGTGAGTGTCGGGGATGTGAGTCGCCCCGACGAACTGGTCGAAGGAATGCAGCTGGAGATGGTGGTGAAGAAGGCCATCGCCCAGCTCGAGGACGAGTTCCGAGAGGTGCTGATCCTCCGCGACGTGGAAGACCTCTCCTATGAAGAGATCATGGCGGTGACCGGGCTCCCGGAGGGGACGGTGAAGAGCCGGATCCACCGGGCGCGGGTCCAGCTACGGGCGCTCGTCGAGAAGGCGATGGGCGAGAGGCTGAAGGGCGGCAGATGA
- a CDS encoding DUF4339 domain-containing protein gives MALTSGERPRTRSGVLMEYTAYDRAQSVASGAGALPGGCVSQDEVSSEAPTMPCIASTDDPRNALPRSIPWCVDRGSGLSAMSTTELWQALESGDLEPETRVWREGLECWTPAHQVRELRWTVSPLMSVEGGPDAGVDPALVSAGLTPSEVGAMRDWAAAGELHEPEPSTQFNREQRSVLPTMMSTPEPTEEPEGPISLELPTFFPEAPAATPITSGPVRLDAGEGHGEQDASQVDDGVLGAAARVAGVGDRAARLPGEFAPARASRLRRLAERLGLRKDAVFVAASFTLAGVATGATLMETWAPPAALAVDLAVQLPMGETVASAGGERIGVTVDVFPNAETEVVSAASGALEGATEGAHCVERGQQRLRRGHADRFRGRRADSVGAKREESR, from the coding sequence ATGGCGCTCACGTCTGGTGAGCGGCCCAGGACGCGGAGCGGAGTGCTGATGGAGTACACGGCGTACGACAGAGCGCAGAGCGTTGCGAGCGGGGCGGGAGCGCTGCCAGGGGGCTGTGTGAGCCAGGACGAGGTGTCGTCCGAAGCCCCCACGATGCCTTGCATCGCCTCGACCGACGATCCGCGGAACGCACTGCCCCGGTCGATCCCCTGGTGCGTGGATCGAGGCAGCGGGCTGTCGGCGATGAGCACGACCGAGCTGTGGCAAGCGCTGGAGTCGGGGGACCTCGAGCCAGAGACGCGGGTGTGGCGTGAGGGCCTCGAGTGCTGGACGCCGGCGCACCAGGTGCGAGAGCTGCGCTGGACCGTGTCGCCGTTGATGTCCGTTGAAGGTGGACCCGACGCAGGCGTGGATCCGGCGCTCGTCAGCGCGGGCCTGACGCCCTCCGAGGTCGGGGCGATGCGGGACTGGGCTGCCGCGGGCGAACTCCATGAGCCGGAGCCGTCGACCCAGTTCAATCGAGAGCAGCGTTCCGTGCTGCCGACGATGATGTCGACTCCGGAGCCCACCGAGGAGCCGGAGGGGCCCATTTCTCTGGAGCTACCGACCTTCTTCCCGGAGGCGCCCGCAGCCACGCCGATCACGTCGGGGCCGGTGCGGCTCGACGCTGGGGAGGGACATGGAGAGCAGGACGCGTCGCAGGTGGACGACGGCGTCCTCGGCGCGGCGGCGCGGGTCGCTGGGGTGGGGGACAGGGCGGCGCGGCTGCCAGGGGAGTTCGCTCCCGCGCGCGCCTCGAGGCTGCGGCGTCTCGCCGAGCGGCTGGGGCTTCGCAAGGACGCTGTGTTCGTCGCGGCGTCGTTCACTCTGGCGGGCGTGGCCACGGGCGCGACGTTGATGGAGACGTGGGCGCCGCCGGCGGCCCTGGCGGTGGACCTGGCGGTCCAGCTCCCCATGGGTGAGACCGTGGCGTCCGCAGGGGGAGAGCGGATCGGTGTGACCGTCGATGTGTTCCCCAACGCAGAGACCGAGGTCGTCTCGGCGGCTTCGGGAGCGCTGGAAGGGGCCACGGAGGGAGCGCACTGCGTGGAGCGGGGCCAGCAGCGCTTGCGCCGGGGTCACGCCGATCGATTCCGAGGGCGAAGAGCCGACAGCGTGGGTGCGAAGCGCGAAGAGTCGCGCTAA
- a CDS encoding glutathione S-transferase family protein, giving the protein MASPSLTIHGSKGWGSAIIEAACELVGEPYTIEAVDPSTPGKALDRLLALNPLGQVPTLVLPDGSVMTESAAVMLWLLERHPDSNLAPPPGDPRRGTFLRWLVYFVAAIYPMYTVGDYPERWVKDQAARDQLLEATVQRILTCWRVLEEGLAPSTYLLGEQFTLIDVYGSIMSRWRPGRERIRAVAPRAIAAAEQAEAHPILSRVLERNFGS; this is encoded by the coding sequence ATGGCGTCTCCGTCTCTGACAATTCACGGATCGAAAGGGTGGGGCTCCGCGATCATCGAGGCTGCCTGCGAACTCGTGGGTGAGCCGTACACGATCGAGGCGGTGGACCCGTCGACGCCAGGGAAAGCCCTGGACCGGCTGCTGGCATTGAACCCGCTCGGTCAGGTGCCGACGCTGGTGCTTCCGGATGGCAGCGTCATGACCGAGAGCGCTGCGGTGATGCTCTGGTTGCTGGAGCGACACCCGGACTCGAACCTTGCACCACCGCCAGGCGATCCGCGGCGAGGGACGTTTCTGCGCTGGCTGGTCTATTTCGTCGCGGCGATCTACCCGATGTACACGGTGGGTGATTACCCCGAGCGCTGGGTGAAGGACCAGGCGGCCCGCGACCAGCTCCTGGAAGCCACCGTGCAGCGGATCCTGACGTGCTGGCGTGTGCTGGAGGAGGGGCTCGCCCCGTCCACGTATCTGCTCGGAGAGCAGTTCACGCTGATCGATGTCTACGGATCGATCATGTCGCGCTGGCGGCCAGGTCGAGAGCGCATCCGGGCGGTGGCACCGCGTGCCATCGCGGCTGCGGAACAGGCGGAGGCGCATCCGATCCTGAGCCGTGTCCTCGAGCGCAACTTCGGGTCGTGA
- a CDS encoding hybrid sensor histidine kinase/response regulator, with amino-acid sequence MPNELPPDAARTLRQLSDIAAGEWTEQDTGVIPRQMQMLFMQAPASIAVSLGQEHRIVLQNEAHRAAVARDMVGRLVAEGLPELAEQGYLALLDRVFHTGEPYSAREAPMVIRHPDGAQQLGYHNFIYQPLRDRGGHVTGLVYIGHDVTELVRARQRAEELAERQRATIEALRASEDLALRRMVELQSVYDHAPIGLCVLDTDLRWVRINHKLAENNGLPAGAHLGRSIKDLLPTIAAIAEPELRRLIATGEPIVGIELTGETLARPGIRRTWVESFYPLFDAEQRVIGINVVSQEVTEERRRQRGMEILAAAGTVLTASSEMSLMLEAVLRMVLPDLAVVAMVDLAAGEDELSGQSHVACEREALEGLLKGDRRDHPLGDAHPIRQVHRVRRSRMLRGGADVLASIAGSEEVGAKLAALGLQSAILTPLLARGRSLGVLSLASRHSLDETDLALAEELGRRLGVAVESAMLFEMAQAERRRVEEANRAKDEFLGVVSHELRTPLTSILGWASMLRQRQLADEMRERGLETIERNARMQTQLIEDLLDITRITTGKLRLQVKQVELSLVVEAALDAVRPAAEAKGVRLEHQSDEAVVRVMGDAERLQQVVWNLLSNAVKFTEREGCVRVRLRQTSSAAEICVEDTGKGIDPAFLPYVFERFRQADTSTTRHHGGLGLGLTIVKHLVELHGGTVSASSRGPGHGASFSVQLPLAAPVVTETPLLRPRAQNGASLHREIKPPGVEGLRVLVVDDEPDARDLIAAVLGESGVNVTCASSASEALARLQALRPDILVSDIGMPGEDGYTLIERVRALPPDRGGRTPAVALTAYARMEDRTRALLSGYNMHLTKPVEPTELLTILGSVALSKGTGSSR; translated from the coding sequence ATGCCAAACGAGCTGCCACCCGACGCCGCACGTACGCTCCGCCAGCTCTCCGACATCGCGGCTGGGGAGTGGACGGAGCAGGACACGGGCGTCATCCCCCGCCAAATGCAGATGTTATTCATGCAGGCGCCTGCATCCATCGCGGTGTCGCTGGGGCAAGAGCACCGTATCGTGCTTCAGAACGAGGCGCATCGCGCGGCGGTGGCACGCGATATGGTCGGGCGGCTCGTGGCCGAGGGGCTGCCCGAGCTTGCAGAGCAGGGATACCTCGCGCTCCTCGATCGGGTCTTTCATACGGGCGAACCGTATTCGGCGCGCGAGGCGCCGATGGTCATCCGGCATCCCGACGGTGCGCAGCAGCTCGGGTACCATAACTTCATCTATCAGCCGCTGCGGGATCGCGGGGGTCACGTCACCGGGCTGGTCTATATCGGTCATGACGTGACCGAGCTGGTCAGGGCGCGGCAGCGCGCAGAGGAGCTTGCCGAGCGGCAGCGCGCCACCATTGAGGCGCTCCGCGCCAGCGAGGATCTGGCGCTCCGACGAATGGTCGAGCTGCAATCGGTCTATGACCACGCACCCATCGGTCTCTGCGTGCTCGACACCGATCTGCGCTGGGTGCGGATCAACCACAAGCTCGCCGAGAACAACGGGCTGCCGGCAGGGGCTCACCTCGGCCGGAGCATCAAGGACCTGTTACCGACGATCGCAGCGATCGCCGAGCCCGAGCTGCGACGTCTGATCGCGACAGGGGAGCCGATCGTGGGGATCGAGCTGACGGGAGAGACGCTGGCCCGGCCCGGGATCCGGCGCACGTGGGTGGAGAGCTTCTATCCTCTGTTCGACGCCGAGCAGCGGGTGATCGGCATCAATGTCGTCAGCCAGGAGGTCACGGAAGAGCGACGGCGTCAGCGGGGCATGGAGATCCTGGCGGCGGCCGGCACCGTGCTGACGGCGTCGTCCGAGATGTCGTTGATGCTGGAGGCGGTGCTCCGGATGGTGCTTCCGGATCTGGCCGTGGTGGCGATGGTCGATCTCGCGGCGGGGGAGGACGAGCTTTCGGGTCAGAGCCATGTCGCATGCGAGCGGGAGGCGCTCGAGGGGCTGTTGAAGGGCGACCGACGGGATCACCCGCTCGGGGACGCCCATCCGATCCGGCAGGTGCACCGCGTGCGGCGCTCGCGCATGCTCCGGGGAGGGGCCGATGTGCTCGCGAGCATCGCAGGGAGCGAGGAGGTCGGGGCGAAGCTCGCGGCGCTCGGGCTGCAGTCGGCGATCCTGACGCCGCTGCTGGCGCGTGGGCGGTCTCTGGGGGTCCTGTCGCTCGCGTCGCGTCATTCGCTCGACGAGACGGATCTGGCGCTCGCCGAGGAGCTGGGGCGGCGCCTCGGGGTGGCGGTGGAGAGCGCGATGCTTTTCGAGATGGCGCAAGCGGAGCGGCGGCGGGTCGAGGAGGCGAACCGCGCGAAAGACGAGTTCCTGGGGGTGGTGAGCCATGAGCTGCGCACGCCGTTGACCTCGATCCTCGGCTGGGCGTCGATGCTGCGGCAGCGACAGCTCGCCGACGAGATGCGGGAGCGGGGGCTCGAGACGATCGAGCGGAACGCGCGGATGCAGACCCAGCTCATCGAGGACCTGCTCGACATCACGCGGATCACGACAGGGAAGCTGCGACTGCAGGTCAAGCAGGTGGAGCTCTCGCTGGTCGTCGAGGCTGCCCTCGATGCCGTGCGGCCGGCCGCCGAGGCGAAGGGGGTCCGGCTGGAGCACCAGAGCGACGAGGCGGTGGTCCGCGTCATGGGCGACGCGGAGCGGCTCCAGCAGGTGGTGTGGAACCTGCTGTCCAACGCCGTGAAGTTCACCGAGCGGGAGGGGTGTGTCCGCGTGCGGCTCCGGCAGACGTCGAGCGCCGCAGAGATCTGCGTCGAGGATACGGGCAAGGGGATCGATCCCGCGTTCCTGCCGTACGTCTTCGAGCGATTCCGTCAGGCGGATACGAGCACGACGCGCCACCATGGTGGGCTGGGGCTGGGGCTGACCATCGTGAAGCATCTGGTCGAGCTCCATGGGGGGACGGTGTCGGCGTCCAGCCGGGGTCCGGGTCACGGAGCGTCGTTCAGTGTGCAGCTCCCGCTCGCGGCGCCGGTGGTGACGGAGACCCCCTTGCTGCGACCGCGCGCACAGAACGGGGCTTCGCTGCACCGGGAGATCAAGCCACCCGGGGTGGAGGGGCTGCGCGTGCTCGTGGTCGATGACGAACCCGACGCCCGCGATCTGATCGCAGCGGTGCTCGGTGAGTCCGGGGTGAACGTCACGTGCGCCAGCTCCGCCTCCGAGGCGCTGGCGCGCTTGCAAGCGCTGCGACCCGACATCCTGGTCTCCGACATCGGGATGCCAGGTGAAGATGGTTACACCCTGATCGAGCGGGTGCGCGCGTTGCCCCCGGACCGAGGTGGGCGCACGCCGGCCGTCGCCTTGACCGCGTACGCGCGGATGGAGGATCGGACCCGCGCGTTGCTGTCGGGCTACAACATGCATCTCACGAAGCCGGTGGAGCCGACGGAGCTGCTCACCATCCTCGGCTCCGTCGCGCTCTCCAAGGGGACGGGCTCCTCACGGTGA
- a CDS encoding OmpP1/FadL family transporter: MTARPLKLASVATVALVCAALAPRAAYASGLDAPIVGPGDAGPTTADAASVQWNPAGLAFVKRPQVLLGAGLILGRVTYQRERRGTYQTPDTFQFKTPLDPANVDASKAGLADGVAATPIAPTGDAFLAVPVHERLTLGAGVYVPHAAALSFPADGAQAWQLREAFIVASFITASAGVRVTDRLGVGLGVSYVTGLAELSKLQDFASLDEFRRAFANDPINQPNDFGPSAPTEVRELDVLSRPISVKRGMSHGATFNVGLTWQATDELTVAAAYQHGTRMRYRGDFAIDMNDEMFTQDLASQGLRYKPLLKGDAELVFRLPRRVTLGAGYQATERLRFDGFLQWVTYSDVDAFVVETQSPDLAQPRLGIGDRVKVRLPRDWNDTIWVEARAQYRVTDWLRGWVTAGYQSPASPDRTIDVASPDGHRLIGGAGGELQVTEGFSLLGDVRLQGILPRTVTESDHDLGNGTYGMFLAAIGGHLRFRF; this comes from the coding sequence ATGACCGCTCGACCGTTGAAACTCGCCTCCGTGGCGACCGTCGCCCTCGTCTGTGCGGCGCTCGCGCCCCGTGCGGCGTACGCTTCGGGACTGGACGCGCCGATCGTGGGGCCGGGAGACGCCGGGCCGACGACGGCCGACGCGGCCTCGGTGCAATGGAACCCGGCAGGGCTCGCGTTCGTGAAGCGGCCGCAGGTCCTGCTCGGCGCGGGATTGATCCTGGGGCGCGTGACCTACCAGCGGGAGCGGCGCGGGACCTACCAGACCCCGGACACGTTCCAGTTCAAGACGCCGCTCGATCCCGCGAACGTCGATGCGAGCAAGGCGGGGCTCGCCGACGGGGTCGCGGCAACGCCGATCGCGCCGACGGGAGACGCGTTCCTGGCGGTGCCGGTGCACGAGCGGTTGACGCTGGGAGCGGGGGTCTACGTGCCGCACGCGGCAGCGCTGAGCTTTCCCGCGGACGGGGCGCAGGCGTGGCAGCTCCGCGAGGCGTTCATCGTGGCGTCGTTCATCACGGCGAGCGCAGGGGTGCGGGTGACCGACCGGCTCGGGGTCGGGCTCGGTGTGTCGTACGTGACGGGCCTCGCCGAGCTGTCCAAGCTGCAGGACTTCGCCTCGCTCGATGAATTCCGGCGGGCGTTCGCGAACGATCCGATCAACCAGCCCAATGACTTCGGTCCCTCGGCGCCGACCGAGGTGCGTGAGCTGGATGTTCTCTCGCGTCCGATCTCCGTCAAGCGAGGCATGTCGCACGGCGCGACGTTCAACGTGGGGCTCACGTGGCAAGCGACGGACGAGCTGACCGTGGCGGCGGCCTACCAGCACGGGACGCGCATGCGCTACCGCGGCGACTTCGCGATCGACATGAACGACGAGATGTTCACGCAAGACCTGGCGTCGCAAGGGCTGCGGTACAAGCCGCTGCTCAAGGGAGACGCCGAGCTGGTCTTCCGGCTTCCACGGCGGGTCACGCTGGGCGCGGGCTACCAGGCGACGGAGCGGCTCCGGTTCGATGGGTTCCTCCAGTGGGTGACCTACTCGGACGTGGATGCGTTCGTGGTGGAGACGCAGTCCCCCGATCTGGCGCAGCCGCGGCTCGGCATCGGGGACCGGGTGAAGGTGCGTCTGCCGCGCGACTGGAACGACACGATCTGGGTGGAGGCGCGCGCGCAGTACCGGGTGACGGACTGGCTGCGGGGCTGGGTGACGGCGGGGTATCAATCGCCCGCGTCACCCGACCGCACGATCGATGTGGCGTCGCCGGATGGCCATCGCCTGATCGGGGGCGCGGGTGGCGAGCTTCAGGTGACGGAAGGGTTCTCGCTCCTGGGCGACGTGCGGCTGCAGGGCATCTTGCCGCGTACGGTCACCGAGTCGGATCACGATCTCGGCAATGGCACGTACGGGATGTTCCTGGCAGCCATCGGCGGCCATCTGCGCTTCCGTTTCTGA
- a CDS encoding ketopantoate reductase family protein, which produces MSDVDAPAPPPESTPERAADTPPRLLVVGCGGIGGVVAAHLLEQGHDVTALTTNPRIADAISINGFRVRGDGGPGTVHGRVVRSLTECAKAGGRPFDYVLLATQPPQVEEAAREVLPHLAPRGAMVCFQNGLCEERIGRIAGTERTLGAIVAWGASMIEPGLYERTSPGGFVLGRHDGASDPRMDELSRILEAIGPTTVTNNLAGARWSKLAINCAISSLGTIAGDRLGVLMRHRHVRRLALEIMTEVVAVARASRVRLEKVAGTLDLDWIALTEAERQVAGSAGLVAKHGLLLAVGARFRRMRSSMLSAIERGRTPAVEFLNGEVISRGAELGVPTPVNEAIRDEVLVIASGRRRPAMANARALYDRTRNLTASSTIPRSAVVTRTSEPAVADEGVTAVNGDAPRDPPISAA; this is translated from the coding sequence ATGAGTGACGTCGACGCCCCCGCGCCCCCGCCTGAAAGCACCCCGGAACGAGCTGCCGACACCCCGCCGCGCCTCCTGGTGGTCGGTTGCGGTGGCATCGGTGGTGTCGTCGCGGCGCATCTCCTGGAGCAGGGTCACGACGTGACCGCGCTGACGACCAACCCGCGGATCGCCGACGCGATCAGCATCAACGGCTTCCGTGTGCGAGGGGATGGCGGGCCCGGCACGGTGCACGGGCGCGTGGTGCGGTCCCTCACCGAGTGCGCGAAGGCCGGAGGGCGGCCTTTCGATTACGTGCTCCTCGCGACGCAGCCGCCGCAGGTCGAGGAGGCGGCGCGCGAGGTGCTTCCTCACCTGGCACCCCGGGGCGCGATGGTCTGCTTCCAGAATGGCCTGTGCGAGGAGCGCATCGGCCGCATCGCTGGCACCGAGCGCACCCTCGGCGCGATCGTGGCGTGGGGCGCCTCGATGATCGAGCCCGGGCTCTACGAGCGCACGAGCCCGGGGGGGTTCGTCCTCGGGCGGCACGACGGGGCCAGCGATCCGCGCATGGACGAGCTCTCCAGGATCCTGGAAGCGATCGGCCCGACCACGGTGACGAACAACCTGGCCGGTGCGAGGTGGTCGAAGCTGGCCATCAACTGCGCCATCTCCTCGCTGGGGACGATCGCTGGCGATCGCCTCGGGGTGCTGATGCGGCATCGGCACGTTCGGCGGCTCGCGCTGGAGATCATGACCGAGGTGGTCGCGGTCGCGCGGGCCAGCCGGGTGCGGCTGGAGAAGGTCGCCGGGACGCTGGATCTCGACTGGATCGCGCTCACGGAGGCCGAGCGGCAAGTCGCCGGATCGGCCGGGCTGGTGGCCAAGCACGGGCTGCTCTTGGCCGTGGGCGCGCGCTTCCGCAGGATGCGGTCGTCGATGCTGTCGGCGATCGAGCGAGGGCGGACCCCTGCCGTGGAGTTCCTGAACGGCGAGGTGATCAGCCGCGGGGCGGAGCTGGGGGTGCCGACCCCCGTGAACGAGGCGATCCGGGACGAGGTGCTGGTCATCGCGTCGGGTCGCCGCCGTCCGGCGATGGCGAACGCACGCGCGCTTTACGATCGGACGCGGAATCTCACGGCGAGTTCGACCATCCCGCGCAGCGCGGTCGTGACCAGGACGTCCGAGCCTGCTGTCGCGGACGAGGGGGTGACCGCCGTGAACGGGGATGCGCCGCGGGACCCACCGATATCGGCGGCGTGA